A window of the Lactobacillus amylovorus DSM 20531 genome harbors these coding sequences:
- a CDS encoding ABC transporter ATP-binding protein — translation MILSLKNVGYRVKDKDIISNFSLNIATGAFLTIVGPSGGGKSTLLKLLANLISPTSGEIDFKDKNINTYSPTNYRRQVSYCFQQPSLFGETVKDNLEFPFKIRKQTPDQSKMEQVLESVDLKPDFLNKNITELSGGEKQRVALIRNLLFKPEVLLLDEITTGLDNDSKEIVHRLIQNVHKGNTTIIQVTHDNDEIHQAGQIIKVAEGKLVK, via the coding sequence ATGATCCTGTCACTAAAAAATGTTGGTTATCGCGTAAAAGATAAAGATATCATTTCAAATTTTTCACTGAATATTGCAACAGGGGCTTTTTTAACAATTGTTGGTCCTTCTGGTGGAGGGAAGAGTACGCTGTTAAAGTTATTGGCTAATTTAATTTCACCAACTTCTGGAGAAATTGATTTTAAAGATAAAAATATTAATACATACTCACCAACAAATTATCGGCGCCAAGTATCATATTGTTTTCAACAGCCAAGTCTTTTTGGAGAAACTGTTAAAGACAATTTGGAGTTTCCATTTAAAATTAGAAAGCAAACCCCTGATCAAAGTAAAATGGAGCAGGTACTAGAATCTGTTGACCTAAAGCCAGATTTTTTAAATAAAAATATTACAGAGCTATCAGGTGGGGAAAAGCAAAGGGTAGCTTTGATTCGTAATCTATTGTTTAAACCAGAAGTGCTTTTACTAGATGAAATTACCACGGGTTTGGACAATGATAGTAAAGAAATTGTGCATCGCTTAATTCAGAATGTACATAAAGGCAACACGACTATTATTCAAGTTACTCACGATAATGATGAAATTCATCAAGCTGGTCAAATCATTAAAGTGGCGGAAGGAAAATTAGTAAAATGA
- a CDS encoding YjcQ family protein, whose protein sequence is MNKEYDPNDLKVNKNNYFNVAYKILTYLKYCYENGIFVDPDVLSPDNIGISEKQFILTLQMLLEDGYIRGVSLKPTLQGPTIICNIQNTYATSSGLQYLVENSMMTKAYKVSKEVRDWIPLFK, encoded by the coding sequence ATGAATAAAGAATATGATCCTAATGATTTAAAGGTAAATAAAAATAATTACTTTAATGTTGCGTATAAGATTCTTACATATTTAAAGTATTGTTACGAAAATGGTATCTTTGTAGATCCAGATGTTTTAAGCCCAGATAATATTGGTATTTCAGAGAAGCAATTTATTCTGACGTTACAAATGCTTTTAGAAGATGGATATATTAGAGGCGTATCGTTAAAACCTACACTTCAAGGACCAACTATAATTTGTAATATTCAGAATACATATGCTACAAGCTCTGGATTACAATATTTAGTTGAAAATTCAATGATGACAAAAGCATATAAAGTGTCAAAGGAAGTTAGAGATTGGATCCCTTTATTTAAATAA
- a CDS encoding DNA methyltransferase, whose amino-acid sequence MDITTQKRNAKQFIQNWQNRGHEKQDSQSFWLQLLRDVLGVEEPEQFIKFEKKVQLSHESFIDGYIDQTHVMIEQKGSNKDLDKPIRQSSGELLTPFQQAQRYANNLPYSERPRWIVTCNFIEFRVYDMEHPNSEPVRIELKDLEKNYYQLEFLVDKSNEHLEKEKQVSLSAGELVGKIYDELLKQYKDPNNEHSQKSINQLCVRIVFCLYAEDAGIFGKRNMFHDYLEQFDARQMRQALIKLFKVLDTKEEDRDPYLADDDPKLAEFPYVNGGMFSNEDIEIPSFTDELRSLLLSKASDEFDWSDISPTIFGAVFESTLNPETRRQGGMHYTSVENIHKVIDPLFLNDFKNELNEIKKTKQLATLKKKARKFQEKLANLTFFDPACGSGNFLTETYLQLRKLENEAIKLIYPNPSLDVGQAKDIIKVSIQQFYGIEINDFAVSVAKTALWIAESQMLEETKDIFYADWDFLPLKTYTHIHEGNALTMDWNDVIPNYACHYIMGNPPFIGKKEQSKAQKQELKDVFKVGSKDTSISVLDYVCGWYKKANEYIKLQKTQVAFVSTNSISQGEQVAPLWKHLNNITINFAWRTFAWDSEAKDKAHVHVIIIGFSNDNNERKEKFLFSQGKVTKVKHISPYLVDYLPQDLVISKSASNIDEKAPEMHYGSMPIDKGFLILSKKDVEEVAKEGEQFLQFVKPYTGGQEIIKNKYRWCLWLNGANPSQYRKSKFIVDRINKTKEFRENSGRTATQKLANTPYLFGEIRQPNSKMLVFPKVSSEKRRYIPIPFIDPNIIVNGSSLMIADATNYHLGILESNVHMAWMRLVAGRMKSDYQYSKELVYTNFPWPTPTDKQKAKIEKTAQAILDARALYPDSSLADLYDPLTMPKELLKAHQDNDRAVMEAYGLPVKGTTESDAVAYLFKMYEKLTKDKEK is encoded by the coding sequence ATGGATATTACAACACAAAAACGAAACGCTAAACAATTTATTCAAAATTGGCAAAACCGAGGGCATGAAAAACAAGATAGCCAATCATTTTGGCTACAGCTTTTACGAGATGTTTTGGGAGTAGAAGAGCCAGAGCAATTCATTAAATTCGAAAAGAAAGTTCAGTTATCACATGAAAGTTTTATTGATGGCTACATTGATCAAACGCATGTGATGATTGAACAAAAGGGTAGTAATAAAGATCTAGATAAACCTATTAGGCAATCTAGCGGAGAGTTGTTAACACCTTTTCAACAAGCGCAAAGATATGCTAATAATTTACCTTATTCTGAGCGCCCACGCTGGATTGTTACTTGTAACTTCATTGAATTCCGTGTGTATGACATGGAGCATCCTAACTCTGAACCAGTTAGAATTGAACTGAAGGATTTAGAAAAGAATTACTATCAACTTGAATTTTTAGTCGATAAAAGTAACGAGCATTTAGAGAAAGAAAAACAAGTTTCATTAAGTGCTGGTGAATTAGTTGGTAAAATCTATGATGAACTTTTAAAGCAATATAAAGACCCTAACAATGAACATTCACAAAAGAGCATTAATCAGCTTTGTGTAAGAATTGTATTTTGTCTATATGCTGAAGATGCTGGGATTTTTGGTAAAAGAAATATGTTCCATGATTATCTTGAGCAATTTGATGCAAGGCAAATGAGACAGGCTTTGATTAAATTGTTTAAGGTACTAGATACCAAAGAAGAAGATAGAGATCCTTACCTAGCTGATGATGATCCTAAATTGGCGGAATTTCCTTATGTTAATGGTGGGATGTTTTCTAATGAAGATATCGAGATTCCATCGTTTACTGATGAATTGCGTAGCTTATTATTAAGTAAAGCTAGTGATGAGTTTGACTGGTCTGACATCAGTCCTACTATTTTTGGCGCTGTATTTGAGTCAACTTTGAACCCTGAAACTAGACGACAGGGAGGGATGCACTATACTTCAGTAGAAAATATTCATAAGGTAATTGATCCTTTATTTTTGAATGATTTTAAGAATGAACTGAATGAGATAAAGAAAACAAAACAATTAGCAACTTTAAAGAAAAAGGCTAGAAAATTTCAAGAGAAGCTTGCTAATTTAACTTTCTTTGATCCTGCTTGTGGTTCTGGTAATTTCTTAACTGAGACATATTTACAATTAAGAAAGTTGGAAAATGAAGCAATAAAATTGATCTATCCTAACCCCTCACTTGATGTTGGTCAGGCTAAAGATATTATTAAAGTTTCTATTCAACAATTCTACGGAATTGAGATTAATGATTTTGCCGTGTCTGTTGCTAAAACGGCTTTATGGATTGCAGAAAGTCAGATGCTTGAAGAAACCAAAGATATCTTTTATGCTGACTGGGATTTCCTGCCATTAAAGACTTATACGCATATTCATGAAGGTAATGCCTTAACAATGGATTGGAATGATGTGATTCCTAATTATGCTTGTCATTATATTATGGGGAATCCTCCATTTATTGGGAAGAAAGAACAAAGTAAAGCTCAAAAACAAGAACTAAAAGATGTATTTAAAGTAGGATCTAAAGATACAAGTATCAGTGTATTAGATTATGTTTGTGGATGGTATAAAAAAGCAAACGAATATATAAAACTTCAAAAGACGCAGGTAGCCTTTGTCTCAACTAATTCTATTTCTCAAGGTGAACAAGTTGCTCCTTTATGGAAACATTTAAATAATATAACCATTAATTTTGCTTGGAGAACTTTTGCATGGGACAGTGAAGCTAAAGATAAGGCACATGTTCATGTCATTATCATTGGTTTTTCTAATGATAATAATGAAAGAAAAGAAAAATTCTTATTTAGTCAAGGAAAGGTTACTAAGGTTAAACATATCAGTCCATATCTTGTTGACTATTTACCTCAAGATTTAGTTATCTCTAAAAGTGCATCAAATATTGATGAAAAAGCGCCAGAGATGCATTATGGAAGTATGCCGATTGACAAGGGATTTTTAATTCTAAGTAAAAAAGATGTAGAAGAAGTAGCTAAAGAAGGAGAACAATTTTTACAATTTGTAAAGCCGTATACTGGTGGACAAGAAATTATCAAAAATAAATATAGATGGTGTTTATGGCTTAATGGGGCTAATCCTTCACAATACAGAAAATCAAAATTTATTGTAGATCGCATTAATAAGACTAAAGAATTCAGAGAGAATAGCGGAAGAACGGCAACACAGAAATTAGCGAATACACCTTATTTATTTGGTGAAATTAGACAACCTAATTCTAAGATGCTGGTATTTCCAAAAGTTTCATCAGAAAAACGTAGGTATATTCCAATTCCATTTATAGATCCTAATATTATTGTTAATGGGAGTAGTCTTATGATAGCTGATGCTACTAATTATCATTTGGGAATTTTAGAATCTAATGTACATATGGCATGGATGAGATTAGTAGCAGGAAGAATGAAAAGTGATTATCAATATTCAAAAGAACTTGTATATACTAATTTCCCATGGCCAACACCAACAGATAAACAAAAGGCAAAAATTGAAAAAACAGCGCAAGCTATTTTAGATGCACGTGCATTGTATCCAGATAGTTCACTTGCTGATCTATATGATCCGTTAACTATGCCAAAGGAATTACTTAAGGCACATCAAGATAATGATCGCGCAGTAATGGAAGCTTATGGCTTACCAGTTAAAGGAACAACTGAAAGTGATGCTGTAGCTTATCTGTTTAAGATGTATGAAAAATTGACCAAAGATAAGGAAAAATAA
- a CDS encoding type IV secretory system conjugative DNA transfer family protein, protein MINPTLDEIAAHCKQAINMALNKDGETSYTLSFDVRATEKDLKFIFYSPSALLLNLELYNRLTSIISTNAYPYFTVFPQPSPLLVPWETDNLHKARAWAFPWKRGISKRLVINDADSFLDLNAKNGNIWLMQNYCVNINSLTSVAIMGLSGSGKTMLTKWLNSNAARMGKVITIDPKGSKDLVWWARDNNQEIIYPSPDVSKSDFLSKVNDKLSQVLQLVYQRQSEYLQSHANVNKKFLPVVVTIDELSALTTGANKRIVDSFFSLLQTITLLARESNVHLVLISQELDAKTIPTSVRSQCNLRILMGLVNSKSCQYLFPDFDVSSIVVPSGVATGIIQKINSNDVPAITPFLAPTVKGW, encoded by the coding sequence ATGATTAATCCGACACTCGATGAAATTGCAGCTCACTGTAAGCAGGCCATCAACATGGCTTTAAACAAAGATGGTGAAACATCTTATACATTGTCATTCGATGTTAGAGCAACTGAAAAAGACTTAAAGTTCATATTTTATAGTCCTTCAGCCTTATTGCTTAATCTGGAATTGTACAATCGACTAACGTCGATTATCAGCACGAATGCCTATCCCTATTTTACAGTCTTTCCACAACCATCACCATTATTAGTACCTTGGGAAACAGATAACCTACATAAAGCCCGAGCGTGGGCTTTCCCGTGGAAAAGAGGTATCTCAAAAAGACTTGTTATAAATGATGCTGATTCATTTTTAGATCTAAATGCTAAAAATGGAAATATCTGGTTAATGCAAAATTATTGTGTAAATATTAATTCATTAACATCTGTAGCGATCATGGGATTATCGGGCTCTGGCAAAACCATGCTCACAAAATGGCTCAATAGCAATGCTGCCAGAATGGGAAAAGTAATTACGATTGATCCGAAAGGGTCAAAAGATCTAGTCTGGTGGGCACGTGATAATAATCAAGAAATTATTTATCCATCCCCAGACGTATCAAAGTCTGATTTCTTATCAAAAGTAAACGATAAACTAAGCCAAGTACTGCAGTTAGTATATCAAAGGCAGAGTGAGTATCTTCAATCTCATGCTAATGTCAACAAGAAATTTCTACCTGTTGTTGTCACTATTGATGAACTTAGCGCTCTTACAACTGGTGCAAATAAACGAATTGTTGATTCATTTTTTAGCTTGTTGCAAACAATTACTTTGTTAGCAAGAGAAAGTAATGTTCACTTAGTACTAATCTCACAAGAATTAGATGCAAAAACGATACCTACATCTGTAAGATCTCAATGTAACTTACGTATTTTGATGGGGCTTGTAAATTCCAAGAGCTGTCAATATTTGTTTCCAGATTTTGATGTTTCAAGCATCGTAGTACCTTCTGGTGTAGCAACTGGAATTATTCAAAAAATTAATAGTAATGATGTGCCGGCAATTACCCCATTTCTGGCACCTACAGTTAAAGGATGGTAG
- a CDS encoding Rep family protein, with protein MKKIIRVRSFMYTQDLDHLPFKPEELKDRLEKSGAEEWAYILHDKDTDKDDKEVRPHFHVMLHFKDAKTISRVAKVFADQEQYIEAWHSTINNGYSYLIHETNNAKKKHHYSPSEVIASFDFEEKIKEIRKNVKKPSRKEIENFIDNYSNEKLTKEELQEKIGVLEMAKHKILLDHIDDILAYKKHQQFLKDFKGQRCRTYWLYGVSGIGKTKLIREILEERHPKDFFISGSSKDHFQEYKGQHFIVINDLRPRDYEYGQLLTLLDPWEIDKTAKRRYKDVFINVCAYFISTPYSPLNFYNECRIDNRLVDTFSQLERRVIALHLTKDNREKIKQDLITDDKLFEAIWKIKSQKNTSHANSNKSND; from the coding sequence GTGAAAAAAATAATACGTGTAAGAAGTTTCATGTATACACAAGATTTAGATCACTTACCGTTTAAACCAGAAGAATTAAAAGACAGATTAGAAAAATCTGGTGCCGAGGAGTGGGCTTATATCTTACATGATAAGGACACTGATAAAGATGATAAGGAAGTACGTCCACATTTTCATGTGATGCTACATTTCAAAGATGCCAAAACTATTTCAAGAGTTGCAAAAGTTTTTGCTGACCAAGAACAATATATTGAAGCATGGCACAGCACTATAAATAATGGCTACAGTTACTTAATTCATGAAACTAATAATGCAAAGAAAAAACATCATTATAGTCCTTCCGAAGTCATAGCATCATTTGATTTTGAAGAAAAAATCAAAGAAATTAGAAAAAATGTTAAAAAGCCTTCTCGAAAAGAAATTGAAAACTTTATTGATAACTATTCTAATGAAAAGCTGACTAAAGAAGAATTACAAGAAAAAATTGGTGTTCTTGAAATGGCAAAACATAAAATCCTATTGGATCATATTGATGATATTTTAGCCTATAAAAAACACCAACAATTTCTCAAAGATTTCAAAGGACAACGCTGCCGAACATACTGGTTATACGGGGTATCTGGCATTGGGAAAACAAAACTAATCAGAGAAATTTTAGAAGAAAGACATCCTAAAGATTTCTTTATTTCCGGAAGTAGTAAAGATCATTTTCAGGAATATAAAGGACAACACTTTATTGTAATTAATGATCTTAGACCTCGCGATTATGAATATGGTCAGTTACTAACTCTACTTGATCCATGGGAAATAGATAAGACTGCCAAGCGACGCTATAAAGATGTTTTTATAAATGTTTGTGCGTATTTTATCAGCACTCCTTACAGTCCTTTAAATTTTTACAACGAATGTCGGATTGATAATAGACTTGTTGATACATTTTCTCAACTTGAAAGACGAGTTATCGCTTTACATCTCACAAAAGATAATCGTGAAAAAATAAAACAGGATCTAATCACTGATGATAAATTATTTGAAGCCATTTGGAAGATAAAATCGCAAAAAAATACTAGTCATGCTAATAGCAACAAAAGCAATGACTAG
- a CDS encoding site-specific integrase, which translates to MASIEKRGSSYRARVTIYQHGKRDYLTKSFKTEKEAKVWGTTLELQKAKGQAIAQQNTLFKDFYYLFVQTVKVHDVRKATFDNYIKAGKVIDNLFPTAKLGKLDDVQMQSILDKYGETHSKKTVTELLKKIRTALRYAYAKGYIYNDFASLLKAHGKELPKRNKALSMSDLTKLKHYLLEHTDNEFNLMVLLEISTGLRRGEILGIKPEDVHYDGQYYCVEVKRSISPTTDDTKLKTKHSRRSVTIPENIYDLLKTITPKQSGYLFDWFSFKQSGMLKELLKKIGIPTTTFHGLRDTHASFLFSNNIPLSYVSRRLGHDSILTTEKYYLELMPEKKHSQDANALNLLESL; encoded by the coding sequence ATGGCAAGCATTGAAAAACGTGGCTCTTCATACAGAGCTAGAGTAACTATTTATCAACATGGAAAGCGTGATTACTTAACTAAGAGTTTTAAAACTGAAAAAGAAGCTAAAGTTTGGGGGACTACTCTTGAATTACAAAAAGCTAAAGGTCAAGCAATAGCCCAGCAAAACACTTTATTCAAGGACTTTTATTACTTATTCGTTCAAACAGTAAAAGTGCATGATGTCAGAAAAGCTACTTTTGATAATTATATTAAAGCTGGTAAAGTAATTGATAATCTTTTTCCAACCGCTAAACTTGGCAAACTCGATGATGTGCAAATGCAAAGTATCTTAGATAAATATGGTGAAACACATTCTAAGAAAACAGTAACCGAGTTACTTAAGAAAATTAGAACTGCCCTCCGGTATGCTTATGCTAAGGGATACATTTATAATGATTTTGCTAGTTTACTTAAAGCACACGGAAAAGAATTACCTAAACGCAATAAAGCTTTATCAATGTCTGATCTAACTAAGTTAAAACATTATTTGCTTGAACATACAGATAATGAATTTAACTTAATGGTGTTACTTGAAATTAGTACTGGTTTAAGACGTGGTGAAATTTTAGGTATTAAACCTGAGGATGTACATTACGATGGTCAATATTATTGCGTTGAAGTAAAACGCTCAATTAGCCCTACTACTGATGATACTAAACTAAAAACAAAGCATTCTAGACGTAGTGTTACTATTCCTGAAAATATTTATGACTTACTTAAGACTATTACACCTAAACAATCAGGATATTTATTTGATTGGTTTAGCTTTAAACAATCAGGTATGTTAAAAGAATTGCTCAAAAAAATAGGTATCCCTACAACCACATTTCACGGTTTAAGAGATACCCACGCTTCTTTTTTATTCAGTAATAATATTCCTTTATCCTATGTTAGCAGAAGATTAGGACATGACTCAATCTTAACTACTGAAAAATATTATCTGGAATTAATGCCAGAAAAAAAGCACTCGCAAGATGCGAATGCTTTAAATCTATTGGAATCCCTATAG
- the rpsI gene encoding 30S ribosomal protein S9 encodes MAQQAAYTGTGRRKDSVARVRLVPGNGKITVNGKDVDQYIPFPNLVKDLKQPLTLTETDGQYDVHVNVNGGGFSGQAGAIRLGVARALLEVDPDFRGPLKKAGFLTRDPRMKERKKPGLKKARKASQFSKR; translated from the coding sequence ATGGCACAACAAGCTGCATACACAGGTACTGGTCGCCGCAAGGATTCAGTTGCGCGTGTTCGTTTAGTACCAGGTAACGGTAAGATCACTGTTAACGGTAAAGATGTTGATCAATACATTCCATTCCCTAACTTGGTTAAAGATTTGAAGCAACCTTTAACATTAACTGAAACTGACGGTCAATACGACGTCCACGTTAATGTTAACGGTGGTGGTTTCTCAGGCCAAGCTGGAGCTATCCGTCTCGGTGTTGCACGTGCTCTTCTTGAAGTTGACCCAGACTTCCGTGGTCCACTTAAGAAGGCAGGTTTTTTAACCCGTGACCCAAGAATGAAGGAAAGAAAGAAGCCAGGTTTGAAGAAAGCCCGTAAAGCTTCTCAATTCTCAAAGCGTTAA
- the rplM gene encoding 50S ribosomal protein L13 — MRTTPLAKSSEIERKWYIIDATDVSLGRLSAAVATILRGKNKPQYTPNVDTGDNVIIINASKIKLTGKKASDKIYYHHSEWRGGLKATSYGELLANNPVKMVEISVKGMLPKNTLGHQEFMKMHVYAGEDHKHEAQKPEKLDINKLI; from the coding sequence TTGCGTACTACACCATTAGCAAAATCTAGTGAAATCGAACGTAAGTGGTACATTATTGATGCAACTGACGTATCTCTTGGTCGTCTTTCTGCAGCTGTAGCCACTATTTTGAGAGGTAAGAACAAGCCTCAATACACACCTAATGTTGATACCGGTGATAATGTTATTATTATCAACGCATCAAAGATTAAGTTGACTGGTAAAAAGGCTTCTGACAAGATTTACTACCACCACTCAGAATGGCGCGGTGGCTTAAAAGCTACTTCATACGGCGAGTTGCTTGCTAATAACCCAGTAAAGATGGTTGAAATCTCAGTTAAGGGCATGCTTCCAAAGAATACTCTTGGTCACCAAGAATTCATGAAGATGCACGTTTATGCTGGTGAAGATCACAAGCATGAAGCACAAAAGCCTGAAAAGTTAGATATTAACAAGTTAATCTAG
- a CDS encoding IS30 family transposase produces the protein MDSLHSIMPKHQKGKHLSFEQRVVIQTRIKDGFSLRAIARELDCSPSTISYEVKRGTVLLYHGKQKRYKAQQGDKAYQIHRKNCGRKSDFLKKSDFIKYVNKHFCEDGWSLDVCANRCLALGEFSRDQVVCTRTLYNYVDQCLMGMRNSDLPEKLKRNTKIHRIRKNKKKLGRSIEERPKEINDRKEFGHWECDLVLGHKTKDDQVLLTLSERMSREFLILRIPDKTAASVMTAFQALRKQYSEHWNDIFKTITTDNGSEFADLSNLETVSKTLVYYAHPYTSCDKGTVERHNGLIRRFIPKGDYINNYSLQDIINIETWCNSLPRKILAYHTPDEIFEKELDHIYQAV, from the coding sequence ATGGACTCTTTACATTCTATTATGCCTAAGCACCAAAAGGGAAAGCATTTATCATTTGAGCAACGGGTTGTTATTCAAACCCGTATTAAAGACGGTTTCTCTCTTAGGGCTATTGCTCGTGAGCTTGATTGCTCTCCTTCTACTATCAGTTATGAGGTTAAACGTGGTACTGTTTTGCTTTATCATGGTAAGCAAAAACGCTATAAGGCACAACAAGGTGATAAAGCTTACCAAATACATCGTAAGAATTGCGGTCGTAAATCAGATTTCTTAAAGAAATCTGACTTTATCAAATACGTTAATAAGCATTTCTGCGAAGATGGCTGGTCTCTTGATGTATGTGCCAATCGCTGCTTAGCTTTAGGAGAATTTTCTCGTGATCAGGTAGTTTGCACTAGAACCTTGTACAACTATGTAGATCAATGCTTAATGGGTATGAGAAATTCTGATTTGCCAGAAAAGTTAAAGCGCAATACTAAAATACATCGCATTCGTAAAAATAAGAAAAAGCTTGGCCGAAGTATTGAAGAACGTCCCAAGGAGATCAATGATCGTAAGGAATTTGGCCACTGGGAATGCGATTTAGTCTTAGGACATAAAACTAAGGATGATCAAGTACTGCTAACTTTGTCTGAACGAATGAGCCGTGAATTTTTAATCTTGCGTATTCCTGATAAGACAGCCGCCAGTGTGATGACTGCTTTTCAGGCTCTGCGCAAACAGTATAGTGAACACTGGAATGACATCTTTAAGACAATTACAACTGATAATGGATCAGAGTTTGCGGATTTATCCAATCTGGAGACAGTTTCAAAAACCCTGGTTTACTATGCTCATCCATATACTTCTTGTGATAAAGGCACTGTTGAAAGACACAATGGCCTTATTCGCAGATTTATTCCCAAAGGTGATTACATCAATAACTATTCTCTTCAAGATATCATTAATATTGAAACCTGGTGCAATTCGCTACCAAGAAAGATCTTGGCATATCATACTCCAGATGAAATCTTTGAGAAAGAATTAGATCATATCTATCAAGCAGTATAA